One genomic segment of Hordeum vulgare subsp. vulgare chromosome 2H, MorexV3_pseudomolecules_assembly, whole genome shotgun sequence includes these proteins:
- the LOC123426593 gene encoding protein PYRICULARIA ORYZAE RESISTANCE 21-like: protein MPTLSITVDMGCSRCSAKIERVLSSIQDRGKFVIEKVVYGEDKVLVSGPFDADKLSCKLRCKASNVIKNIEVVKPKADSPKPKKTDEKPAETKPTPCNQLVPYGYPYPLPYPSPCPCGCATPYCECHSKPPPPPPPAPAPTCQCHAYPAYQQPMPMPCTPMVICEENPPACAVM, encoded by the coding sequence ATGCCGACGTTGAGCATAACGGTGGACATGGGGTGCAGCCGCTGCAGCGCCAAGATCGAGAGGGTCCTGTCCTCCATCCAGGACCGAGGCAAGTTTGTCATTGAGAAGGTCGTGTACGGGGAGGACAAGGTGCTCGTGTCGGGGCCCTTCGACGCCGACAAGCTGTCATGCAAGCTCCGGTGCAAGGCCAGCAACGTCATCAAGAACATTGAGGTCGTCAAGCCCAAGGCCGACTCTCCCAAGCCCAAGAAGACAGACGAGAAGCCCGCCGAGACCAAGCCAACCCCGTGCAACCAGCTGGTGCCGTACGGGTACCCGTACCCGCTGCCGTACCCATCGCCGTGCCCGTGTGGCTGCGCTACGCCGTACTGCGAGTGCCACTCCaagccaccacctcctccccctcctgcgCCGGCGCCCACGTGCCAGTGCCATGCATACCCGGCGTACCAGCAGCCGATGCCCATGCCGTGCACGCCAATGGTCATCTGCGAGGAGAACCCGCCCGCATGCGCCGTCATGTAA